In Edaphobacter paludis, a single window of DNA contains:
- a CDS encoding erythromycin esterase family protein, with protein MIDATQSIITDLVREAAHPLTGSANDYDSLLKLIGDARFVLLGEASHGTHEFYRERARITQRLIREKGFNAIAVEGDWPDAYRVNRYVQGDNVDPDAVQALSGFKRFPAWMWRNADILDFVGWLRTFNDALDLPNRIGFYGLDLYSLHASMECVLRYLDRTDPDAAHRARLRYACFDNFGDDPQTYGYAAGLGIRPSCEAEAVSQLVDLHRSALRYARMDGLAALERFFDAEQNARVVKDAEEYYRTMFHESVSSWNLRDQHMVQTLDTLIEYLEVRKRASKIVIWAHNSHVGDARATQMGRAGEWNIGQLIRQKYSVACLNIGFTTYSGTVTAASEWDGSAERKQVRPARADSYEGLFHQVGVPAFLLNLKEDSHVFNGLRKPMLERAIGVVYLPASELASHYFHARLSDQFDAIIHFDQTRAVEPLEPIGTGAFGEPAETFPSGI; from the coding sequence ATGATTGATGCAACGCAGTCCATCATTACCGATCTCGTCCGCGAGGCCGCGCATCCTTTAACTGGCTCGGCCAACGATTACGATTCTCTCCTCAAATTAATCGGAGATGCCCGCTTCGTCCTCCTCGGCGAAGCTTCCCATGGAACGCATGAGTTCTACCGAGAGCGCGCCAGAATCACGCAGCGTCTCATTCGCGAGAAGGGTTTCAACGCGATCGCTGTTGAGGGAGATTGGCCAGATGCTTATCGAGTCAATCGCTATGTGCAGGGAGATAATGTGGATCCTGATGCCGTCCAGGCCCTCAGCGGGTTCAAACGGTTTCCGGCATGGATGTGGCGCAATGCCGACATCCTTGATTTCGTCGGCTGGCTAAGAACCTTCAATGATGCTCTAGATCTGCCGAACCGTATTGGATTTTATGGCCTTGACCTCTATAGTCTGCACGCATCGATGGAATGCGTCCTCCGCTACCTCGATAGGACCGATCCTGATGCGGCACATCGAGCCCGTCTCCGCTATGCCTGCTTCGATAACTTCGGAGACGACCCCCAGACCTATGGCTACGCAGCTGGCCTCGGCATACGGCCTTCTTGTGAAGCTGAGGCGGTGTCGCAGCTCGTCGATCTGCATCGTAGTGCTCTACGCTACGCCCGCATGGATGGACTGGCCGCCTTGGAGCGATTTTTCGATGCGGAGCAAAATGCCCGCGTTGTCAAAGACGCCGAAGAATACTACCGCACCATGTTCCACGAATCGGTTTCATCCTGGAACCTTCGCGATCAGCACATGGTGCAAACACTCGACACTTTGATCGAGTATCTTGAAGTTCGAAAGCGGGCGTCAAAGATAGTCATATGGGCTCACAATTCCCACGTCGGCGATGCGCGCGCCACCCAAATGGGTCGCGCTGGGGAATGGAATATAGGACAGCTCATTCGCCAAAAATATAGCGTCGCATGTCTAAATATAGGTTTTACAACATATTCAGGTACAGTCACGGCGGCATCGGAATGGGATGGTTCAGCGGAACGGAAACAGGTGCGGCCGGCCAGAGCGGACAGCTACGAGGGGCTATTCCATCAGGTTGGGGTACCAGCTTTTTTACTCAATCTGAAGGAAGATTCTCATGTGTTCAACGGACTACGCAAACCTATGCTTGAGCGCGCCATCGGCGTTGTGTACCTTCCAGCGTCCGAACTGGCCAGCCACTATTTCCACGCAAGACTCTCCGATCAGTTCGACGCCATCATCCACTTCGACCAGACCCGGGCCGTGGAGCCCTTGGAGCCGATCGGTACAGGAGCTTTCGGCGAACCCGCGGAAACTTTCCCTTCGGGCATCTAG
- a CDS encoding phytoene desaturase family protein: MSAAKKGNRIIVIGAGLGGMSAAIMLARNGFQVTILEKNAQVGGKLNQLQTKGFSFDLGPSIFTLPEIFRPIFEGGGKRLEDYITLQRVDPQWRNFFEDGVVVDLWEDPERMRKELGRFGPQIFGEYKDFLAYSRRQYEILERGYLRHGLDTLTQFFRFYGWKEAGDLDYLRSMSGSIYKRLSNRYLRDIFEYFIKYVGSSALDSPAFMNLMPTIQMDFGLWYVAGGLYQLGHAFRKRLEETGVTLCLEQEVLRIDFSRSAVTGVQVRNSSGGLRILPADYIVSNMEVVPAMKQLLRSPTSVMKKLRRFEPSCSGIVLHLGLNRVYPQLAHHNFFYSTDLHKHFRRVFRDKKLPDDPTIYLVAPTRSDPSQAPPGCDNIKILPHIPSINDRNPYTREDYIALKELCLDKLERMGLTNLRQHIVVEDFWTPFDIETRYASNRGSIYGVVCDRRRNFAFKAPKQSSQFHNLFFVGGSVNPGAGMPMVTLSGQHVARMIIEQTSKGKP; encoded by the coding sequence ATGAGTGCTGCTAAAAAGGGTAACCGCATCATCGTCATCGGAGCCGGGCTCGGCGGTATGTCTGCGGCCATCATGCTCGCTCGCAATGGCTTCCAGGTCACCATTCTTGAGAAGAACGCACAGGTCGGCGGCAAGCTCAATCAACTGCAAACCAAAGGGTTCAGCTTCGATCTCGGACCTTCGATCTTCACACTTCCTGAGATTTTTCGTCCCATCTTCGAAGGTGGCGGGAAGCGGCTCGAAGACTACATAACCCTGCAGCGCGTCGATCCGCAGTGGCGCAATTTCTTTGAAGACGGAGTCGTCGTCGACCTATGGGAAGACCCTGAAAGAATGCGTAAGGAGCTCGGGCGTTTCGGCCCGCAGATCTTCGGCGAGTACAAAGACTTCCTTGCCTATTCACGCCGCCAATACGAGATCCTTGAACGTGGCTATCTCCGCCATGGCCTCGATACCCTCACACAGTTCTTCCGCTTTTATGGCTGGAAGGAGGCTGGAGACCTCGACTACCTGCGTTCGATGTCAGGTAGCATTTACAAGCGACTGAGCAATCGTTACCTCCGCGATATCTTCGAATACTTCATCAAGTATGTCGGCTCCAGCGCCCTTGATTCACCTGCCTTTATGAACTTGATGCCGACCATTCAGATGGACTTTGGTCTCTGGTATGTTGCTGGCGGCCTCTATCAGTTGGGCCACGCGTTCCGTAAGCGTCTGGAAGAGACTGGTGTCACACTCTGTCTCGAACAAGAGGTTCTGCGTATCGATTTCTCCCGGAGTGCCGTCACTGGCGTGCAAGTCCGCAACTCGAGCGGCGGTCTTCGAATTTTGCCTGCCGATTACATCGTGTCCAACATGGAAGTCGTTCCCGCCATGAAGCAGCTACTGCGCTCTCCAACTTCCGTCATGAAGAAGTTGCGTCGCTTCGAACCATCGTGCTCTGGTATCGTTCTGCACCTTGGGCTGAACCGTGTCTATCCGCAGCTCGCACATCACAACTTCTTTTATTCCACCGATCTGCACAAGCACTTCCGCCGGGTATTTCGCGACAAGAAGCTGCCTGATGATCCGACCATCTATTTGGTCGCCCCCACCCGGAGCGATCCATCGCAGGCACCGCCAGGCTGCGACAACATCAAGATCCTGCCTCACATTCCATCCATCAACGACCGCAATCCCTACACGAGAGAAGATTACATCGCTCTCAAAGAACTCTGCCTCGACAAGCTTGAGCGCATGGGCCTCACTAATTTGCGGCAGCATATCGTCGTCGAAGACTTCTGGACCCCATTCGACATCGAGACTCGCTATGCCTCCAATCGAGGCTCCATCTACGGTGTGGTCTGCGATCGCCGCCGCAACTTTGCTTTCAAAGCGCCCAAGCAAAGCTCCCAGTTTCACAATCTGTTCTTCGTAGGTGGCAGCGTCAATCCCGGAGCTGGCATGCCGATGGTTACGCTTAGCGGCCAACACGTCGCTCGCATGATTATCGAGCAGACCTCCAAGGGAAAGCCATGA
- a CDS encoding aldehyde dehydrogenase family protein — protein MNLSTSDQILACARAAQAAWAAIPVSRRCAILGDLRREIALQCESIADTIARETSKPLLDALSGDVLVTLEHLRYYESYAARILRSRQIGKPSFFFRGARFEKSFEPHGVALIFGPSNYPFQLTVIPLITALAAGNAVILKCSERTPETAALIAKLCARANLPPNLVQVLHDGPEQSVALIDARPDFIFFTGSSRHGQQVAQRAAKQLIPMILELGGKDASLVFADCHLDRAIEGICYGAFSNAGRVCIAVKRAYIEASIYDDFLARLKQRIMKLRVDTDTGADFCPLSKNSQSDPRAQVEDALSRGATLRWPHDRAAVAYQPTLLSDVPSDARILTEESFGPVLCVASFRDEAEAIALANASHFGLSSSIWTHSQARARRIAAQLSAGSCSVNDVIRAIANPHAPFGGNRLSGYGRYHGPEGLLSFSRVRTIMLTSDRRTREINWFPFNGRTRGQLASLIRFRHATTGLVGRLSRILMPLLLSTILPMAFAAQSKPQAHLSIDVHLTPHARGELAYLIFASSSGFPGEREKALRQGFLPIPTNAQNLRIDADLPPGTYAVSVYEDINSNHKLDHNLIGIPREPVGVSNNPPARFGPPHFDQCSFHLGETSKIITITLVRAS, from the coding sequence ATGAATTTGTCGACTTCAGACCAGATTCTTGCCTGCGCGCGTGCGGCGCAGGCCGCCTGGGCTGCAATCCCTGTCTCACGCCGATGTGCCATTCTGGGTGATTTGCGCCGCGAAATCGCACTTCAGTGCGAATCAATAGCCGACACAATCGCGCGAGAAACCTCAAAACCACTGTTGGATGCACTCTCTGGCGATGTACTCGTCACTCTAGAGCATCTGCGCTATTACGAATCCTACGCCGCGCGCATATTGCGTTCGCGTCAGATAGGTAAGCCCTCTTTCTTCTTTCGTGGTGCACGCTTCGAGAAATCTTTCGAACCGCACGGAGTGGCTCTGATCTTCGGCCCGTCGAATTATCCTTTTCAACTAACGGTGATCCCGCTTATCACTGCACTCGCTGCAGGCAATGCAGTGATTCTCAAGTGTTCCGAGCGTACGCCCGAAACAGCGGCCCTCATCGCGAAGCTCTGCGCAAGAGCTAATCTACCTCCCAACCTGGTACAGGTGTTGCATGACGGCCCCGAACAATCCGTAGCCCTCATTGACGCTCGCCCAGACTTCATCTTCTTTACCGGCAGTAGCCGTCACGGCCAGCAGGTGGCGCAGCGTGCCGCAAAGCAGCTCATCCCTATGATCCTTGAGCTGGGTGGAAAGGATGCCAGTCTCGTCTTTGCGGATTGCCATCTTGATCGAGCTATTGAAGGTATCTGCTACGGCGCTTTTTCCAATGCCGGACGCGTGTGCATTGCAGTCAAGCGCGCATACATCGAAGCTTCCATTTATGACGACTTTCTCGCTCGTTTGAAGCAGCGCATTATGAAGCTTCGCGTCGACACTGATACAGGCGCAGACTTCTGCCCGCTGTCTAAGAATTCCCAATCCGATCCTCGTGCCCAGGTGGAAGACGCACTCTCCCGTGGCGCCACGCTGCGCTGGCCGCACGATCGTGCCGCGGTCGCGTATCAGCCGACGCTCCTCAGCGACGTTCCCTCCGACGCGCGCATCCTTACAGAAGAGTCCTTCGGCCCCGTGCTCTGTGTAGCCTCTTTCCGGGACGAGGCCGAAGCGATTGCGCTTGCTAATGCAAGTCATTTTGGGCTCAGCAGCAGCATCTGGACCCATAGTCAAGCGAGAGCCCGTCGCATAGCCGCGCAACTCTCTGCTGGAAGCTGTAGCGTCAATGATGTCATCCGTGCCATTGCAAATCCTCATGCCCCATTTGGCGGGAATCGGTTGAGCGGCTATGGTCGCTATCACGGCCCCGAAGGCCTACTCTCTTTTTCTCGCGTGAGAACCATTATGCTCACAAGCGACCGCCGCACTCGCGAGATCAACTGGTTTCCATTCAACGGTCGCACCAGGGGCCAACTCGCCAGCCTGATCCGATTCCGACACGCGACGACCGGTCTCGTGGGGCGTCTCAGCCGGATACTCATGCCGCTCCTCCTCAGCACAATTCTTCCCATGGCCTTCGCGGCGCAATCCAAGCCGCAGGCGCATCTCTCCATCGACGTCCATCTCACTCCACACGCACGCGGCGAGCTGGCCTATCTCATCTTTGCCTCATCATCTGGATTTCCTGGTGAACGCGAGAAAGCTCTCCGGCAGGGGTTCCTTCCCATCCCTACTAACGCCCAGAACCTCCGCATTGATGCCGATCTCCCGCCCGGAACCTATGCTGTGAGCGTTTATGAAGATATCAACAGCAACCACAAGCTCGATCACAATCTCATCGGTATTCCACGCGAGCCAGTCGGCGTCTCAAACAATCCGCCTGCTCGCTTCGGCCCACCCCACTTCGACCAGTGTTCGTTCCACCTTGGAGAAACTTCTAAGATCATCACAATCACCTTGGTACGCGCATCATGA
- a CDS encoding divalent metal cation transporter, producing MICIFTLLASVLFMRSRHAKADYSTHPRFARLHRIARLFGPGLVTGAADDDPSGILTYSQSGAQFGLGQLWTALVMLPFLIAVQEMSARIALVTGQGIAATLRKHYSRHVLYGIVFLLIAANTINLGADLGAMADSAHLLLPIPNAFFILLFATIAIVLEVFVQYRTYAPMLKLLTLSLFAYMLTGLIATRDWTPVIKASFLPHIQFDYQFLMIIVGVFGTTISPYCFFWQASQELEERRAGNGGSGGARRLLADMQRDTSIGMFASEVATWFIIETTAVVLYVNGVRDITTSAQAARALDPLVESFPHAGKISEILFAAGVIGTGALAVPIFAAVSSYALCELLEWNEGLDLTPKQAPGFYWIMLAGTSVGVLQNYLGFNPIKLLIYSAVINGIVSVPIIFMLIIIANNSKIMGKYANRMLSNVISIATLAVMTISAGLMMYSFFAK from the coding sequence TTGATCTGCATCTTCACTCTCCTTGCTTCGGTATTATTCATGCGAAGTCGCCATGCCAAAGCGGACTATTCTACCCATCCGCGGTTTGCGCGGCTTCATAGAATTGCACGATTGTTTGGTCCTGGCTTAGTCACCGGCGCCGCCGACGATGATCCATCTGGCATCCTTACATATAGTCAGTCTGGCGCGCAGTTCGGATTAGGCCAACTATGGACGGCGCTCGTCATGTTGCCGTTCCTGATCGCTGTTCAGGAGATGAGTGCCCGAATCGCACTCGTTACCGGCCAAGGAATCGCCGCAACACTTCGGAAACACTATTCCAGGCATGTTCTCTACGGCATAGTGTTCCTGCTGATCGCAGCCAACACAATCAACCTCGGAGCTGACCTTGGAGCAATGGCCGATAGCGCACACCTGCTACTGCCAATCCCAAATGCATTTTTCATTCTATTATTCGCGACAATCGCTATCGTGCTAGAGGTCTTTGTGCAGTACCGCACGTATGCGCCAATGTTGAAGCTGCTCACGCTGTCTCTTTTTGCGTATATGCTCACCGGCTTGATCGCGACTCGAGATTGGACACCCGTTATAAAAGCAAGCTTTCTTCCTCATATTCAGTTTGACTATCAATTCCTGATGATTATTGTCGGGGTTTTTGGCACGACGATTTCTCCATACTGCTTTTTCTGGCAGGCCTCACAAGAACTCGAAGAAAGACGCGCGGGCAACGGCGGCAGTGGAGGCGCACGCAGACTGCTGGCCGATATGCAGAGGGACACAAGTATCGGCATGTTCGCTTCTGAGGTGGCCACCTGGTTCATCATCGAAACAACAGCCGTTGTTCTCTACGTCAACGGAGTCAGAGACATCACGACGTCCGCTCAAGCAGCACGAGCTTTAGATCCGTTGGTCGAGAGCTTCCCCCACGCCGGCAAAATCTCGGAGATACTGTTTGCGGCCGGTGTAATCGGCACAGGTGCTCTGGCGGTCCCAATCTTCGCGGCTGTGTCCTCCTATGCGCTGTGCGAGTTGCTGGAGTGGAATGAGGGACTGGATCTAACGCCCAAGCAGGCGCCCGGATTCTACTGGATCATGCTTGCGGGAACCTCTGTAGGTGTCCTCCAAAACTATCTGGGATTCAATCCAATCAAGTTGCTGATCTACTCGGCGGTGATCAACGGTATCGTGTCCGTTCCCATCATCTTCATGCTGATCATCATCGCAAACAATAGCAAAATCATGGGGAAATATGCGAACAGAATGCTGAGTAACGTCATCAGTATTGCGACTCTCGCAGTAATGACGATTTCGGCGGGTCTGATGATGTACTCGTTTTTTGCGAAGTAG
- a CDS encoding phytoene desaturase family protein gives MSFAQSDKKRHIVIVGAGPGGLATAMLLAKRGFRVQVFEKQDVIGGRNAELRLGEYSFDLGPTFLMMKFLLDELFVEGGRRSRDYLQFQRLDPMYALSFPDKTMLARSDPEAMKAEIEKHFPGEGASFDHFLERESLRFKKLYPCLQQPYGTLASLISPTLLAAVPHIAAGRSLHNVLADYFRSEELRLAFTFQSKYLGMSPWDCPGLFTMIPYTEHAHGVYHVMGGLCRISQAFAEVACEEGAEIHTSTPVARILLDGRRACGVELVSGEKIYCDDVVINADFGHAMSMLFDEKDLRRHKPSSLRKRKFSCSTFMMYLGLDREYDAEHHTIVFARNYKKNIEDITHGRATLEDMSLYIRNAGKTDPSGAPAGHSALYILAPVANNTSGISWNEYKHQCREYVLRILRERTPYGDVTPHIRRELIITPEDWEKNHSVFLGATFNMAHSWDQMLYMRPHNEFEEFSNCYLVGGGTHPGSGLPTIFESARISANLICEQYEVSYPAAKPLEPALA, from the coding sequence ATGAGCTTTGCGCAAAGCGATAAAAAAAGACACATCGTGATCGTGGGAGCCGGACCTGGCGGACTTGCTACTGCGATGCTACTTGCGAAGCGCGGCTTCCGCGTTCAAGTCTTCGAGAAGCAGGATGTCATTGGTGGGCGTAACGCGGAACTTCGCCTGGGTGAATACAGCTTCGATCTCGGGCCGACGTTCCTGATGATGAAGTTCTTGCTTGATGAGCTCTTTGTCGAAGGAGGGCGCCGCTCCAGGGACTACCTGCAGTTCCAGCGGCTTGATCCGATGTACGCGCTTAGTTTTCCAGACAAGACGATGCTTGCGCGCTCCGACCCGGAGGCAATGAAGGCGGAGATCGAAAAGCATTTTCCTGGCGAAGGCGCCAGCTTCGATCATTTCCTTGAGCGCGAGAGCCTTCGATTTAAAAAGCTGTATCCGTGTCTGCAACAGCCGTATGGTACTCTCGCCAGCCTGATCAGTCCCACGCTACTCGCGGCCGTGCCCCATATTGCCGCAGGGCGGTCGCTGCACAACGTGCTCGCCGATTACTTCCGCTCAGAAGAGCTCCGCCTCGCATTTACATTCCAATCAAAATATCTTGGGATGTCGCCGTGGGATTGTCCCGGTCTCTTCACCATGATTCCCTATACGGAGCATGCCCATGGCGTGTACCACGTCATGGGTGGTCTTTGCCGCATCAGCCAAGCCTTTGCCGAGGTTGCTTGTGAAGAAGGAGCTGAGATTCACACCTCCACGCCAGTCGCCCGTATCCTCCTTGATGGACGTCGCGCTTGTGGCGTCGAGCTTGTCAGCGGCGAAAAGATCTACTGTGACGATGTTGTGATCAACGCCGACTTCGGTCACGCCATGAGCATGCTTTTCGATGAGAAGGATCTTCGCCGTCACAAACCATCAAGTCTTCGCAAGCGAAAATTTTCATGTTCGACATTCATGATGTACCTCGGCCTCGATCGTGAATATGACGCCGAGCACCACACAATTGTCTTCGCGCGCAACTACAAAAAGAACATCGAAGACATCACGCACGGTCGCGCAACCTTGGAAGATATGTCGCTGTACATCCGTAATGCCGGCAAGACAGACCCGTCAGGCGCACCTGCGGGCCACTCCGCGCTCTACATTCTCGCCCCTGTGGCCAACAACACTAGCGGCATTAGTTGGAATGAGTACAAGCACCAATGCCGCGAATACGTCCTACGCATTCTGCGCGAACGTACACCTTACGGCGACGTCACGCCGCATATTCGCCGCGAACTGATCATCACCCCTGAGGACTGGGAGAAGAACCACTCAGTCTTCCTTGGTGCAACCTTCAACATGGCACATAGCTGGGACCAGATGCTCTACATGCGCCCTCACAACGAGTTCGAGGAGTTTTCGAATTGCTATTTGGTGGGTGGCGGCACGCATCCTGGCAGCGGACTCCCCACCATCTTTGAGTCGGCACGTATCTCAGCCAACCTTATCTGCGAGCAATATGAGGTCTCATATCCCGCTGCAAAACCGCTTGAGCCAGCGCTCGCATGA
- a CDS encoding XRE family transcriptional regulator produces MKKQSNPRKKEKHSSRATDTTTVEESIRPYAIADKLRTLRLRRSMGLAQLAEHSGFSPAMLSRLENGRLVPTLPTLTRIALVFGVGLDYFFTDPRKRHVVAISRRDERRIFPSDPKGSSVPWSFESLDFRANERKLNGFLAHFHSLLHEKVTPHFHPGVELLYLIEGKLEMTIGVETFQLSAGDSIYFDSLQKHAYRSLVETPCTAVVITTGSST; encoded by the coding sequence ATGAAGAAGCAGTCCAACCCGCGAAAAAAGGAGAAACATTCTTCCAGAGCTACCGACACTACCACAGTGGAAGAGTCGATTCGGCCATATGCGATTGCAGATAAGCTGCGTACCCTTCGCCTGCGTCGTAGCATGGGGCTCGCGCAACTCGCCGAACACTCCGGGTTTTCCCCAGCCATGCTGTCGCGTCTCGAAAATGGCCGGCTGGTGCCCACTCTACCAACGCTTACGCGTATTGCGTTGGTTTTCGGCGTTGGGCTCGATTACTTCTTCACTGATCCGCGGAAGCGCCACGTTGTGGCCATCTCACGTCGTGATGAGCGAAGGATATTCCCATCCGACCCCAAAGGGTCTTCGGTCCCGTGGTCCTTCGAAAGTCTGGACTTCCGTGCAAATGAGCGGAAGCTGAATGGGTTTCTGGCTCATTTTCATTCGTTGCTTCACGAGAAAGTCACACCGCATTTTCATCCGGGGGTAGAGTTACTCTACCTGATTGAGGGGAAACTGGAGATGACCATCGGTGTTGAAACGTTCCAGCTCTCTGCCGGCGACTCCATCTACTTCGATTCGTTACAGAAACATGCCTACCGAAGTCTGGTCGAAACGCCTTGCACTGCGGTCGTGATAACTACGGGATCTTCCACGTAA
- a CDS encoding LysR substrate-binding domain-containing protein, whose product MTSNLHGLEVIQVLREPLLLAVHRDHRLAKRRLPALEDLSGEPFITFNPVDGKYFHDKVDSLLQTSGIRVNYVQRISQVHSILALVTAEQGIALVPQSARALHFEGTVLRKLKVKTIYTKLFFAWRKDNVNPALPDFLLLMQKHFPLPTTSTLERRSSGV is encoded by the coding sequence ATGACCTCGAACCTGCACGGCCTGGAGGTAATCCAGGTATTACGCGAGCCTCTTCTTCTGGCGGTTCACCGCGACCATCGACTCGCGAAAAGACGTCTGCCTGCACTCGAAGACTTGAGTGGTGAGCCCTTCATCACCTTCAATCCAGTGGACGGGAAATACTTCCACGATAAGGTTGATAGCTTGCTTCAAACCTCGGGCATTCGAGTCAATTATGTACAGCGAATCAGCCAGGTTCATTCGATCCTCGCCCTGGTAACCGCCGAACAAGGTATTGCCTTGGTTCCGCAGAGTGCGCGGGCTCTGCACTTCGAAGGAACTGTGCTGAGAAAGCTTAAGGTAAAGACCATCTATACAAAGTTGTTTTTCGCATGGAGAAAAGACAATGTGAATCCGGCACTTCCTGATTTTCTCCTCCTGATGCAGAAGCATTTCCCACTACCAACCACCTCGACCTTAGAACGTCGAAGCTCAGGAGTGTAA
- a CDS encoding glycosyltransferase, with protein MILPALLCATGLPAGFLLIQRVPSCPPAQSHATISLSIVIPARNEQDNLPRLLQSIAASAARPAEILVVDDASTDNTALIAQSLGATVIASAPLPTGWTGKAWACHQGAQRAIGENLLFLDADTFFVKDGLNGLIARWLREQDPRLVMSLLPYHVISDQYEQLSLFFNVLMAAGAGGFGVISKPRLFGQSLLIAKGTYFAVGGHAAVRGFVLENLNLATLIRASGSRILCLSGRGTLHMRMFPEGLGQMSDSWTKAFIHGAAASDGFILTSAVMWISALWSTALLLIVPRDYGRLGLAFVYLMFSSQLVYLARQLGSYRLLTVLLYPLPLAYYCAVFGRSAARRALRRKTVWRGREV; from the coding sequence ATGATCTTGCCGGCCCTCCTCTGCGCTACCGGACTTCCTGCCGGCTTCCTCCTCATCCAGCGCGTTCCTTCCTGCCCACCTGCTCAGTCGCACGCCACGATTAGCCTTTCGATCGTCATTCCCGCACGCAACGAGCAAGACAATCTTCCTCGCCTTCTGCAATCGATCGCGGCATCTGCGGCACGCCCGGCAGAGATCCTGGTCGTGGACGATGCTTCCACCGATAACACAGCACTTATTGCACAGAGCCTCGGCGCAACCGTCATCGCCTCTGCTCCTTTACCAACCGGCTGGACGGGCAAGGCGTGGGCCTGTCATCAGGGAGCACAACGTGCCATTGGAGAGAATCTGCTTTTTTTGGACGCGGATACGTTCTTTGTCAAGGATGGCCTGAACGGTCTTATTGCACGCTGGCTTCGCGAGCAGGATCCAAGGCTGGTTATGTCGTTGCTGCCCTACCATGTCATAAGTGACCAATACGAGCAGCTCTCGCTTTTTTTTAATGTCCTCATGGCTGCGGGTGCCGGCGGGTTTGGTGTAATTTCTAAGCCGCGGCTCTTTGGCCAGTCTCTCCTCATCGCCAAAGGAACCTACTTCGCTGTTGGCGGTCACGCTGCTGTTCGGGGCTTCGTCCTGGAGAATCTCAATCTCGCCACCCTTATCCGCGCCTCTGGGTCGCGCATCCTCTGCCTGAGTGGGCGCGGCACCCTTCATATGCGAATGTTCCCGGAAGGTCTCGGCCAGATGTCCGATAGCTGGACAAAAGCTTTCATTCACGGAGCCGCCGCCTCGGACGGCTTTATTCTTACATCAGCGGTGATGTGGATCTCCGCTCTCTGGTCCACCGCACTGCTCTTGATCGTTCCGCGTGACTACGGTCGTCTGGGACTGGCGTTCGTCTACCTGATGTTTAGCTCGCAACTTGTCTACCTCGCGCGTCAGCTTGGCAGTTATCGTCTCCTCACCGTCCTGTTGTATCCGTTGCCGCTCGCATACTACTGTGCTGTGTTTGGCCGATCCGCCGCACGGCGCGCTCTTCGCCGCAAAACTGTCTGGCGAGGGCGCGAAGTATGA